ATATTCATTCTGTTTAAAACCAACAAAAACAAGATTTTTTGCATCAAAAATCTGACTATCAGGATAAAAAATACCATAGGCGAATAAGTAACGACCAGGCAAAAGCATAGAACGCATGCTGCCAGTGGCGTCGGGATAGCCTTCTTCAAAATTTTGAATAATTTTAGCGTATGCCATGGCAGACAATTTTACTAAAAATTCACGACCGTCTGAAGTTTTCAAGCCAAACGTGTCTTCAGATTCATTGAAACTAGTAACATACCCGGCGATTAGATCAGAAAAAGAAAAACTTGTGGTGGATGACATATTGATTTATTCTTAAAAACAAAAAGTGGGAAATTAAAATAAGCTACTCATTTGTTAATGTTGAGACTTTTCAATTTCATCAACAAAAACCTTCATGAATTGATCGACAATACCAGGATGTTTGGCAGTGATTAAATTACCATCAATGACCAAATCTGCTGTCGCTTCACCTTCATAGATAACTTCAGCACCCGCATTTTCAACATCACAAATAATATTGTGAGCACAGGTTACTTTTTTGCCTTGAATCAAGTCGGTATCAGCACAAAATAGCCAAAGACTATGGCAGATTGCTCCTAATTTAACATTCGAAGCTTGGGTCGCTTTACGGAGAAAATTAACTGCTGGGGCTTGATTTTTCTGGCCCTTCTTAACGTTCACTTGATATCGCAAGCGGTCCATTGCGTAAGCGCCAATACAAATAATACCTCGGTAGTCTTCTGGTAAAATGTCATTGACTTCTGTCGTCACAGTAACAGAATATTCAATTTTGTTATTTTCAGGGTTAGAGCTAAAAGAAAGCTCTGCATTACCCCATAAGTGAGATATGTACTCTACGTCATATCCATGCTGTGGAAAATAATCATTAAAACGATGGAATTCAGTGCCATCAAAATGTTCTTCGATAAGAACGCCAATCTTGCCTTTATTATCCATGGTAAAACTTTTTAGGTAACTCGAAGTTTAATCTTGAAACAAGTGCTCAAAGGAAAATAAAAAACATTTCCACCAAGGCTACTGTGACTTGTATTTTTCAGCTGCTGCTTAGAAAAAATGTTGAAGTTAAAATCTTTTTGGGTTTGTGCTTCTCTTCCACAAGAAATTTTGAATATGATCAAAACTAGCTTAATCTAGGGTGATTAATGTTAAAAGCTCATCGGGAGCAAAAACATCTCTGTAGAAAGTAAGTTGTTCTGTTTTGAGATAACAACCCCCACGGTGCCCTCGACGAACCCAGGTGACATTTCCTTTTGCAAGGGTTTCGTTCGTTGCGTCATCTACGCACTTCCATTCAAAGTAAGTATGTTCTCCAGAAAAGAGAACAATAGGCCAGCACATGGTGACATCGGGTTGAGAGATCAAGGCCCACCAATGCTTTTCTCTTTCTTGTTGTTCACTTAAGCCATAGTAAGGCCCGTCTTGGCATAAGTAAACTAAATCATCGCGATATTCCCCAGTCAAAATGTCTCCGCGCCCTTGTCTTAATGCTTCACAATGGGTCGGCCACCATTCTTTATTTTCCTGTTCAATTTGTTTGAGAGAGTAGTGATCGTTAATCGCAGGCAGTTGTGGTTCTTTCATTGCCACGATTTCTTCAGCGTCGCGAATAAGCTTTGTGGCTAGTTCGGCAGAGACTAAGCCAGGGCGAGAGTAATCTGCTGATAAATCTTGATAGTAACTAATCCGTTTCATATGATATCTAGATTAAATGTCAGTAGTAACAAATGAAAAATTAAAGATTTACTTTTCTCCGGGAGGAAAAAATTCATTGAAAACGCCAAAACAGCCTGCCACTTTATTAAATCCGGCATAGGGACATAAAAAAAGCAACAATTCTTCTATCTCTTCTTTTGTTGCACCTTGTTTGACAGCCATATCAATATGGGCACCAAATGGAGATCCTGGCCCTAATTGTTCTTGGTTGACTACGTCAATAGCGATTGTGATTAAAGCTTTTGTTTTTTGATCAATGAGTGGTAATCCCCAGGCTTCTCCGGCAACACGGGTAACAAAGTCGCCAAATTTTGGATTTAAGGATTTCAATTTTTCCTGCAAATCAAAATCGTCAAGAACCGCATTTTCAAATGCTGTATTCTCCATGTGATACTCTCTGGTTGTCTCAAAAAATTATGGTAGAGCAAATCTTAGTTGTTAGATTATGTCGCCTATTTGTTGGGCTACTGAATATGCTCACCAATAAGATTAGCTCAGACAACAACTGAAGAATATTAAGAAAACCTTTCGTTTTAAAGGTGTTTGTTTGTAGAGAAAATATCTATTAAGCAAGGTCAAGAAAAGTTAAATTTTTCTTGCTCTTGTCAAAGTCTTCTCAAAAAAGAGGCCGCCAAGAACTGCAGCCAAAATCATCTATAGATTCTGAACTTTAGTGTAATTGAGGGAAAAAATAATAGAGCGGTAATTTATTTTTAGTGTTTAAAAAGGTAGTGACCGATGAAGATGACTCGATCATGGCACAGCGAACACTGATGCATATGGGCCGGCTTAGTCAAGGAACTTGATTGCGGTGATTTGCTTGGCTAGCTTGACTGGACAAATTTTAGGATCTCTCAACTATAAAGCGCTTCAGAAGAAAGAAATGATAGGTAAACAAAAAAAGGCGATCGCCTCAGGACCGCCTCAAAAAATCAATTAAGCCAAAGGAAGAAAGCTGGTTAGCTTGCTTCGGTGTTTCCGGGGATCAACCGCAAGAACGCATCAAAATCAGCGAGAGCATTGTTGTATTCTGTCGTTGTCGCTGTTCCGTTGCGATCTTGGGCGGCAGCGTCGAGGCGCTCTAGGTGCGCAAAAATCTCATTGATGAGATCCTTTGCTGCCTTTTGATCATTGGGCAATAGGGTATTGGCCAGATAGGTCAGGTCACGACGCAGGAAGCCAAAAGGCCCATGGATGTAGGTACGAGCATTGGTCCAGTTATTAGCCTGGACAAATTCACCAAGGGTTTCCATACCTTGGCGTGCTTCACTGACGGGGGTCAGATAAATTTGAATTTGAGCGATTCGGTCGGGGGTGTAGGTGTCAGGAACTTTGACCGAGGGGCCAGAGCAACTGACGAGAAAGGTGGTGATTACCACTAACAGCAAGGACAAAACTGACCGCAAACGTAGCATCATGGTTATGTATTAAAGCTTAATGACGTTATCAGGTTTTCAATTGCCAACATCATCTCACAAATGGGACGGAGATTAGGTTTTCCCCCAAGGCCATTCATATTTTTTTATGGCTGATGCCCCGGTTCTACGCTAAAAATTCACTCAATTGGGGGGCGATCGCCTCCGGAAAATGTTCTTGGGGATAATGTCTTGCCTCGGGCAGATCAAACCATTGGTGGGATGTTTCTGCTTGTATCCAAGTTTTGAGTAATTCACCATCTAACCAGGGATCTTGATTCCCCCAGAGGAATAGAGTAGGGGCTGTATGGGCCTGCAATTTTGCTTTCAGTTCTGGCAACACCTGGGCAAAATCAAATCGCTTGACCGTCGCCATCAACGCCCGGCCCACAGCGGAACTGGTTAAAAAAGGTTGGCGATAAACGGCTAGATCCTCATCGGCAATCACAAAGCCGCTGCCTTTCTCGAGGGTGCGGTCTACCAATAATGGGTCCTGGGTGAGCATATCCCCTGCGAGGGGTAAACCCCACTGTTGCATCGGCCAGGGAAGCTTACTACCAGGCAGGACAGGACTATTGAGAATTACCAGGCGATCGCATAATTGCGGTTCATTTAGGGCAAACCCAATTCCCACATGGCCAAGAAAACCTTGGGTGACAATGTGACAACGCTCAATGTCCAAGGCTTTGAGAAAATCTTTGAGGGCCCCTTGGAAAGCATCAGCTCGGTAAGAGAACTCCCGGCTGCTGGGATAGCTAGAAAAACCCGACCCAGGCCAATCAGGGGCCAAACAATAGAAGTTTGCTGCCGCCAGCCGCTTCATCACAGCCCGCCAACCATAACTATGGGATGGCAACCCATGGAGAAATACAATCGGTAAGCGGCCATTGTCTAATTTTTCAGTTTCTCGGTAGAACCAAGTGAGGTTTCCAACGGTGATTTTCTGTTCGGCGATCGCCATGGTTTTGTTTGCCCCTATCAACAACAGGTAAAGCTTTCACTGTGGCATACTCTTTCCCCAAATTGAAGTTCAGAGGCCAAGGCTAATATTCCAGCAGAGAGATGCTATCTTTTTGGGGAATTGAATCAATGCCAGTGATCCCCGTGGAAACCAAATCTTCACCCCTACTCTTCATTCAGAAGCCCTCTGGAACCCAGCTTTTGGGTCTTTTGACAGGCCTCCTAATCTGTCTGTCTCTACTCATTCCGCTCTGGGAACCCACAGATATCATCCCCCTTTGGATTCCGGTGCTTGTGTCCGCAGGATTTGCTGGGGCCTTGGGCTTTTGGTTAGTGCCTCTGTTACGCCGTCTAAAAACAGGCCAAATTATTCGAGAAGAAGGCCCCCAAGCTCACCTCAAAAAGGCGGGAACCCCCACCATGGGAGGACTCATTTTTCTGCCTGTGGGACTCATTACTGGTGTACTTTTCGCGGGGTTTAACCCGGAGGCGATCGCCATCGCTTTGGTCACCCTTGCCTATGGGGTCATTGGCTGGGTAGACGATTGGCAAGTGTTGCGCCTGAAATCCAATAAAGGGATTTCCCCCCGGATGAAACTGATCCTGCAAATTGTGATCGCCATTGTTTTTTGTATTTGGTTAGCTCTCACCACCCCAGAGCTAACGACAATTACCTTTTTTGCAGAATTGAGTCTTCCCCTGGGTTTTCTATTTTGGGCCTTAGCTGGATTTGCCATGGTTGCCGAAAGCAATGCCACCAATCTTACCGATGGTGTCGATGGTTTGGCTGGGGGCACTGGGGCGATCGCCTTCCTGGGCATTGCCGCCCTTGCTCTACCAGAACATGCCGGTGTTAGCTTACTCTGTGCTTGTCTGAGTGGCGCTTGTCTCGGGTTCATTTATCACAATCGCAACCCAGCCAAAGTATTCATGGGTGATACTGGTTCCCTGGCCCTTGGGGGCGGTTTGGCCGCGGCCGGAATTCTCACTGGAAATATTTGGGGCCTGCTCATCATCAGCGGTATTTTTTGCATTGAGGCCGTCTCAGTAATCGCCCAAGTCAGCTACTACAAAGCCACAAAAGACGAACATGGCCAAGGCAAACGTCTCTTCAAAATGGCTCCCATTCACCACCACCTAGAACTCAGTGGCTGGCCCGAAACCCAAATCGTTGGTGCATTTTACTTAATCAATTTTGGCTTGGTTCTTCTCTGTTTCATCCTGACATGAACTACTCGCCGGCTGGAATTGTTGAATCATCACATAAAAGATGCTTCATTACGAGGGCTGAGAAAGTACCATTGTCGCCTTTTAGACTTCTCTGGTAGCCCTTTAAAAATCAAATCACCGCGCTAAAATTAGAGGTGCAATTTTTCCAATTCCCCAGCGATCTATGACCCTCCTTTCTCCTATCGCCAAAGCATCACGCAAAGAATCGGGTCGCACTGTTGGCCGAGGGATCAGGCCCTGGGGAATTATGTTTATGGCCAGTGTTGTTTTAATCGGTGGCCTGGGCTCACGACTGGCCTTTTTGCAACTGGTCAAGGGCGACGAACTACAGCAAACTGCCCGCAGTAACAGTGTCCGGATCGCGCCGAAACCCCCGATCCGAGGCAATATGTTTGATCGCAATGGCAAAGTGCTTGCCACGACCAAACTCGCCCATGCCATTTATATCTGGCCCTTAGCTCGCACCAAACCCGATTGGCCGAAAACGAAACAATTGCTTTCCCAATTGGTGGGGATCTCGCCGGCTGAAATTGAAAAACGCCTCAAGTCCCAAGATATTTACGCCACCGAACCTTTGGCGATCGCCCGTAATTTGACCCTTGCCCAGGTCACAGCGATCGAAGAACATCACCAGACCCTTGAAGGAGTCGAGGTGATTATTGAGCCCGTACGGTATTACCCACAAGGTAACACCGCTTCCCATGTGCTTGGCTATACCCGAGAGCTCACCCCCGAAGAATTCGAAGCCAGACGGGCCGAAGGATATCGCCTCCAGGATTACATCGGCAAACTGGGTTTGGAATCTTCCCTGGAAACTCGCCTGCGGGGTCAGTGGGGTGGCCAAGAAATCCAAGTTGACCGGGATGGTCGTTTCGTCCAAATCCTCGGAGAAAAACCAGCCCAAGCTGGCGAAGATATCCATCTGACCATTGACGCAGACCTCCAAAAGGTCGCCCAAGATGTCTTAGGTAATCGCAACGGGGCAATTGTGGCGATCGATCCTCGTAATGGTGATGTCCTTGCCATGGCAAGCTATCCAGACTTTGACCCCAATATTTTTTCTGACCGCATCTCCCCAGAAAAGTGGGCTGCTGTCACCGCGAAAGGAGACCCTTTTATTAATCGGGCCCTCCGGGGCTTTCCCCCTGCATCCACCTTTAAAGTCGTTACCGCCGCCGCCGGGATGGAATCTGGGAAATATCCAGCCAATGTCGTCCTCAGTACAACCCCCTATTTAGCCGCAGCAGGGGTGCGTTTTTATGAATGGAATCGGTCTGGTTTTGGGGCGATCGGCCATGTACGAGCAATGGCCTGGAGCAGTAACACCTTTTTTGGGCAAGTCGGCCGGGGTGTTGGCGGAGAAACCCTAATTGATTGGGCCCGGCGGTTTGGGTTCGGCCAGCGCACAGGCATTGAACTAGGCGAAGAAACCTCCGGCCTAATCCCAGATGATGATTGGACCCAAGAACAGCTCGATCGCCCCTGGAACCTCGGCGATACAATCAATATGTCAATCGGTCAGGGTCTTACTTTAGCGACCCCCCTCCAGGTGGCCCAGATGTTTGCTGTAATGGCCAATGGCGGGTATCTCGTAAGCCCCCACTTAGTCCAAACAGACACGCCCCAAAAAACCTCCCTTAACCTAGAACCCCGCACCCTAGAAACCATTCGCGCTGGACTACGGGCTGTTGTCACCAGTGGTACAGGAACTGTACTCAATGTGCCTGGGATCCCAACAGCAGCAGGCAAAAGTGGCACAGCAGAAGCCCCGCCCCGCGAAAACCATGCTTGGTTTGGCGCTTTTGCCCCCTATGAAAATGCAGAAATTGTTGTTGTAGCCTTTGCAGAACACTCTGGCGGCGGTGGCGGCTCCGTGGCCGGGCCGATGGTGCACGATGTGATGACCGCTTATTTCGAGCTCAAGGAAAAGGCAGAAAATCCGACTGTTGAAACCCCAGAAACACTGGAGTAAGACCCAGAAGAAGCAGTTAAAAATGTATCTTTTACCTACATTTATGTTACATTTCTAAACATAGGCACAACACAATACCTAATATTGTCAAGATAGAATCAAGTGGCGCCGCAACCCCTAGTTTCACCCGCCAAACTGAATTCAGCCTCCTGAGTCCTTCTAAAAAAATACCTGTAGACTGAGCACTTAAATGTACCGACATATCTTGAGCTATGGATGATAAAGGCAAGCCATAAAGTCGCTCATGTAAAAAGAATCAAAAATTTCTGACCACCCATTAATAAGCCATTTACAGTTCTACCTGTAACCCAAAAGAAAATCTTTAAAAGCCTTACCTATCCCTCGGAAAACATGACCTCGCACAATACCAATTTCCAAAATTTCAACTCGTCCGGCGATTCGGAATCTAAAAATCGGGACTTAGTGACAATTCTGGTTATTGAAGATGATGCCATTATTCGCAAACTTACCCAAAAGATTTTGACGAATGCTGGTTATATCGTGGTTGAAGCCAGTAATGGTGAAGAAGGGGTCCGCCTGGCGGCAGACTACAGCCTTGATCTCATTATCTGTGATGTCATGATGCCTGGCCTCAATGGTTATGACGTTTTGGCACAACTTCAGCAGCAAGAAGAAACGAAAATGATTCCGTTTATTTTCTTGACGGCCCAAGCTGAAACTGGGCAACTGCGTCGGGGCATGATTTCGGGAGCGGATGACTATCTAGTCAAGCCGATTCGAGCTGCAGAGCTTCTCAAAGCCGTAGAAGTGCGCCTCAAAAAATACACAAGGGTCAAACAGTACTACGCTGAACAGCTCGATCAGCTGAATGCCAAGGATACCCTGACAGGGTTGCCCAATCCGAGTAGTGTCGAGGATGCATTTCAACAAATTATTTCCCAGTTTCCCGCCGATCTAGATAGTGACGCCATTCCTCCCACCGCCCTTCTTTCGATTAGCATTGATCGCTTTCCCCTGCTGAATGAATATCTCGGCCATGGGGTAGTGCGCCAGCTCATAAAACGTGTGGCTGTCCGTCTTCAAGGTGTTTTAGAAAAATATGGCTTGATTGCCAGTCTGAATACATCAGAATTTTGTGCTTTACTGAAGCCCCTAGAGCACCGCTATGAAGTGACTGGTATTGCCCGGGAGCTCTTAGATGTCTTTAGTGAGCCTTTTGCGATCGAAGGGCATCAAGATATTTTTGTCAGTCTCAGTGTTGGGATTGCCCTCTATTTTAGAGATGCGTTCACCCTTGACGAACTCTTAAACCACGCCCACACAGCCATGGTGAGAGTCCAACAGCAAGGAGGGAATCAATCGGCTTTTTACTCTGTCGCAATGAATGTGGGGCGCTTTAATGCAGTATCCCTCGAATCTGATTTGAGACAAGCCATTGAGAACAATGAACTGGAAGTTTTTTATCAACCGAAAGTTAATCTGCAAACAGGCAAAGTTGTTGGAGCGGAAGCTCTCTTGCGTTGGTTTAGCCCAACCCGCGGCCTAGTTTCACCCAATCAATTTATCCCCCTGGCAGAAGAAACTGGTTTAATTATTCCGATTGGTGAATATGTTTTAGATGAAGCTTCTAGTCAGTTGCGGCGCTGGCAAATGGCTGGTTTAAAAGATTTTTACATGTCTATTAATCTTTCGGCAAAACAGTTTACCCAGCTCAATCTTCACCATCGTCTCAGTCAAATTATTATCAATAACCAACTGCAACCTCAGGATCTGCAGCTAGAGCTCACGGAAAGCACTTTAGTAAATAATGGGGATGCGTCGATACGCCGCCTCAAAGCTCTCCGCTCTCTGGGAATTAAAATTGCCCTCGATGATTTTGGGACTGGTTATTCTTCTTTGAGCTATCTCCAACAATTTACCTTTGACACTCTTAAAATTGATCGTTCCTTTATTCATAAAATCCATGAAAATAATGTGAATGCAACGATCATTAGTTCCATTATCGATATGGCTCATAAACTGGGTTTAAAGGTCATTGCTGAGGGGGTTGAGGAACAGGCAGAATTAGAATTTTTAACACAGTTTGAGTGTGATGAAATTCAAGGTTTCTTATTTAGTCGTCCGATTCGCGCGGGAGAATTCTTGAGTTCCCCCTTTATTGACTTGGACACTCTATCCCAGACAGTCTAGGGTTGCGGTCATTGGCGATCGCCTAAGCAGCAACAGAACCAATCCAAACAAAAAGCAAGGCCAAAAATCAGTCAGGTCTTGCTTTTTTGTGTATTTTTAGCGAGATGGTGCCAACTGAATACTTTGGACAGCAGGTAATAATAAACCTGCTTGGGGTTGGGGATTATTCGGAATCAGAGTGCCGGGCAGGCAAGGGCCCAGTTGAAAATTGACTGCCTGGGGACGGGGACGCCAACCAGGAGGGCAAGTGCCGGGAGTCGGTTTAGCTTGGGCTTGGGGCAAAACAGGTGTAATCGTTCCGGGCATGCAAGGGCCGAGTTGAAAATTGACCGCTTGGGGACGGGGAACCCAACCAGGGGGGCAAGTACCCGGCACGGGTGAAAGCGGCGAAGCATTGGCCCCAAGGCTATTTCCCATTAGAATCATTGCCCCAAGTAGTAAGCCTTGACCGACAGAGCGTTTGGTTAGTTTCATGAAATTTTCTCCAGATGAATTATTTGGGTTCGTGCGTTTATGTAGTCACTGGAAAAATTAACTGACGCAGTGCTCGTTGCCTGGAGCTGGGTTTATTCGGAGTGGTAAGCAATGAAAGAAGGCAGTCAGCGCGCTTTAAAACTTTAGGGCTTGAGCTGTTTTAGCCAGCTGAATAAATTCACTGCGATAGCCTTCTAAATCTTCTCCTTTGCTGCCTTGGGCCAGGGCTAGGACTTGATCAAAAGAACTTTCGCCACGGTAGGGAGAATCTCGCAACAGCATCCCAAATTCCGCCACCGCCGCTGCAAACCGGAAATCTAGAGAGGCTTGATCCAAGGGTTTACTGTCATTGGCGATCGCCTGGCTGATCAGTTCAGAACTATCCCCAGTGGGTGCTTTGTAGCGGAGCTTTAGCTGCAGTAGTTCCCCTGAAAAATCGCTGGCGATCGGTTGACTTTCCTGATATTTCAACTCATCTAGTACAGGGAGATCCGCGGGCGAATCGACGCCCACTGGCACAATTTCATAGAGAGCGGTCACCGTATGACCTGCCCCCAATTCCCCCGCGTCCTTCGTATCATCGTTAAAATCTTGAGCCGCCAACAGGCGATTTTCGTAACCCAACAGACGATAGGCTTGCACCTGAGCCGGGTTAAATTCCACTTGAATTTTTACATCCTTTGCCAGGGTTAAAAGCGTACCGCCCATTTCCGTAACGAGCACCTTTTTCGCTTCGAGAATATTGTCGATGTAAGCATAATTGCCATTGCCATTGTTCGCCAATTGCTCCATCTTGGCATCTTTCAGATTACCCGTGCCGAATCCTAATACCGTCAAGAAAATATCCTGCTCTCGCTTTTGTTCAATCAAACGAATTAGCTCAGCATCACTGGACATCCCCACATTAAAATCACCATCGGTAGCCAGAATAATCCGGTTATTGCCGTTATCAATAAAATTTTCTGCAGCTTCGCGGTAGGCCAGTTCAATCCCTTCACCGCCCGCCGTCGAGCCGCCTGCCTCTAAACTATCCAAAGCCGCGAGGATCGTCTCTTTTTCTGCCCCAGAGGTGGAAGGTAGCACCAAACCCGCTGCTCCGGCATAAACCACAATCGAGACGCGATCTTCTGGGCGCAGTTCATTTACCAATAGGCGAAAAGCTGATTTAAGGAGGGGCAATTTATCTGGCGAATCCATCGACCCCGACACATCGAAGAGAAACACCAAATTACTCGGGGGTAAGGCCGCATTTTCAATGTCTTGCCCCTTAATGCCAATGCGGAGCAGTTGATGCTGGGGTTGCCAGGGGGCTTGGGAGAGTTCTGTGCTGATTGAAAATGGTTTGTCGCCTGGGTTCGGGTAGTCATAGGTGAAATAGTTGATCAATTCTTCGAGGCGCACCGCATCGGGGGGCGGCAACTGACCATCATTTAAAAAGCGCCTTACATTGCTATAGGCTCCAGAATCCACATCAAGGGCAAAGGTAGACAGCGGTTCTGCCTGCACTAATTGGAATGGATTATCGCGAATTAGGTTGTAATCTTCTTGGGACGGTTCTGGAACCTCTTGGGGAATTTCCCCATCGGGGGGCGGCGCCAGAGGCATGGCTTCTGTTTCGGCCACCTGGGGGGCCATGGTATCTAAGCCCATTTCGGGATTTCTCTGGGAGGCCATCTGACAACCAAGTAAAATCTGACTGCCTAACAGACAACCACTGAGGAGTACGGTTAAGGAACGCTGGGGCGACGGGTTTCGGAATGATGAAGCGGCCATGGGCTGACCTCCAGAGGCGGGATTTTCTTCAACGTAACACCGTATTTTGGGGCGATCGCCTCAATTCAAAAAACTGTAACGGCAGGACTAAATGGAGATTGAATCCCTAAGGCAATCGTGGGGTAGAATGAAACACGCTCAATGCCAGTGCTTGCCATGTCCCTCAGTCTCTACAACACGCTCCACCGCCGCTCTGAACCCTTTGAACCCCTCGAAGCGAACCAGGTGCGGATGTATTGTTGTGGGATCACCGTCTATGACTATTGCCACCTAGGTCACGCACGGACTTGCCTAACTTGGGACGTGGTGCGGCGTTATTTGCAGTGGTCGGGCTATGCGGTGCGCTACATCCAAAATTTCACTGATATTGACGACAAAATTCTCAATCGGGCGCGCCAGGAAAATAGTTCCATGGAGGCGATCGCCGAAAAATTTATCGAAGCTTATTTCGAGGATATGGCAGCGCTACATATCCAGCCCGCCGATGAGTATCCCCGGGCGACCCACAGTTTAGATGGCATCCAAAAGCTGATCCATGACCTGGAACAACGGGGCTTTGCCTATGCCTCCCAGGGAGATGTGTACTATGCCGTGCGTAAATTCGAGGGCTATGGGAAACTCTCTGGCCGCAAATTAGACGATATGCAAGCAGGGGCCAGTGGCCGGGTGAATGAAGACCCCGATGCCCCGAAAAAACAAGATCCCTTTGATTTTGCCCTTTGGAAAGCCGCTAAAGAGGGAGAACCCGCCTGGGATTCCCCCTGGGGGGCAGGTCGCCCCGGTTGGCACATCGAATGTTCGGCGATGGTGCGCGATCGCCTCGGAGAAACCATTGATATCCATGTGGGGGGCAGTGACTTGATTTTTCCCCACCACGAAAACGAGATCGCCCAATCGGAAGCCGCCACTGGCCATCCCCTGGCGAAATATTGGCTGCACAATGGCATGGTGAAGGTGGAAGGGGAAAAAATGTCCAAATCCCTCGGTAACTTCATCACGATTCGGGATTTGCTCGAAAAATATGACCCGATGGCGGTGCGTTTGTTTATCCTCCAGGCCCACTACACCAAGCCCCTGGATTTCACCGATGAAGCCCTCAGCGCTGCCACCAAGGGTTGGGAAACTCTTAACGAGGCGCTCCTATTTGGGGAACAGTTAGACACCAATAACATTGCCGCCGACAAGGGCATCCTGACGAAATTTAAGGCGATCGTTGACAATGACCTGAATTTTTCTGGCGGCTTGGCGATCCTCTTTGAACTGGCCAAGGAACTGAAAAAAGAAAAAAATATTCTTGTCCACGAAGGTAAACTCCAGCAAAATCCGCAAATTCTTGCCTCCCTCTGGCTCACCCTCAAGGAATTAGCCGATATCCTCGGTTTTGTCCCGGAAGTGAAGCAACAGACCAATAATTTAACGGACGCCGAAATTGAAGACTTGATCCAACAGCGTAAGGATGCCCGCGCCAATAAAGACTATGCAGAAGGCGATCGCCTGCGGGATTTACTGGCCGAAAAAGGAATTATTCTCGTAGACAAGCCCGGCGGCGTTACCGAATGGCATCGGGAATAAAGAACATTTTCACTGAGGCAAAATCCCATGACTGATTTCTTTGGGTTCGAGCAAGATTTCATTGCATCCCTCCGCTGCATCCCGATGATCATGCGCTACAAACTGGATACCTGTGGCGTCAAAATGAAACTCGACCATTGGCACAAGTTCACAGAGGCCGAAAAAACCCAGCTCATTCAAATGCCCTGTGAAACCCCTGCTGAAGTGCAGCTCTACCATGAAACGCTCCAAAAACTGATCACCGCCAAAACAGGCACACCGGCCAAAGTCCTCGATATTGACCCACATCCCCCCTGGTTGCAAACAGAAATTCCGGCCCAAGTGCGAGAAAAAGCCCAAGCTTGCGCTGTCGAAATTACGTCAACCCAATGGCAGAGCTTAAGCCCCCTACAACGATTTGCTTTGTTGAAATTGAGTCGTCCCAGTCACGAAAACCATAATTTTGTTCCGGCTCTAAAGGAATTTAGTATTT
The nucleotide sequence above comes from [Synechococcus] sp. NIES-970. Encoded proteins:
- a CDS encoding protein containing von Willebrand factor (vWF) type A domain protein; the encoded protein is MAASSFRNPSPQRSLTVLLSGCLLGSQILLGCQMASQRNPEMGLDTMAPQVAETEAMPLAPPPDGEIPQEVPEPSQEDYNLIRDNPFQLVQAEPLSTFALDVDSGAYSNVRRFLNDGQLPPPDAVRLEELINYFTYDYPNPGDKPFSISTELSQAPWQPQHQLLRIGIKGQDIENAALPPSNLVFLFDVSGSMDSPDKLPLLKSAFRLLVNELRPEDRVSIVVYAGAAGLVLPSTSGAEKETILAALDSLEAGGSTAGGEGIELAYREAAENFIDNGNNRIILATDGDFNVGMSSDAELIRLIEQKREQDIFLTVLGFGTGNLKDAKMEQLANNGNGNYAYIDNILEAKKVLVTEMGGTLLTLAKDVKIQVEFNPAQVQAYRLLGYENRLLAAQDFNDDTKDAGELGAGHTVTALYEIVPVGVDSPADLPVLDELKYQESQPIASDFSGELLQLKLRYKAPTGDSSELISQAIANDSKPLDQASLDFRFAAAVAEFGMLLRDSPYRGESSFDQVLALAQGSKGEDLEGYRSEFIQLAKTAQALKF
- the cysS gene encoding cysteinyl-tRNA synthetase; this translates as MPVLAMSLSLYNTLHRRSEPFEPLEANQVRMYCCGITVYDYCHLGHARTCLTWDVVRRYLQWSGYAVRYIQNFTDIDDKILNRARQENSSMEAIAEKFIEAYFEDMAALHIQPADEYPRATHSLDGIQKLIHDLEQRGFAYASQGDVYYAVRKFEGYGKLSGRKLDDMQAGASGRVNEDPDAPKKQDPFDFALWKAAKEGEPAWDSPWGAGRPGWHIECSAMVRDRLGETIDIHVGGSDLIFPHHENEIAQSEAATGHPLAKYWLHNGMVKVEGEKMSKSLGNFITIRDLLEKYDPMAVRLFILQAHYTKPLDFTDEALSAATKGWETLNEALLFGEQLDTNNIAADKGILTKFKAIVDNDLNFSGGLAILFELAKELKKEKNILVHEGKLQQNPQILASLWLTLKELADILGFVPEVKQQTNNLTDAEIEDLIQQRKDARANKDYAEGDRLRDLLAEKGIILVDKPGGVTEWHRE
- a CDS encoding hypothetical protein (conserved hypothetical protein), with the protein product MTDFFGFEQDFIASLRCIPMIMRYKLDTCGVKMKLDHWHKFTEAEKTQLIQMPCETPAEVQLYHETLQKLITAKTGTPAKVLDIDPHPPWLQTEIPAQVREKAQACAVEITSTQWQSLSPLQRFALLKLSRPSHENHNFVPALKEFSILPTV
- a CDS encoding sensory box/GGDEF family protein gives rise to the protein MTSHNTNFQNFNSSGDSESKNRDLVTILVIEDDAIIRKLTQKILTNAGYIVVEASNGEEGVRLAADYSLDLIICDVMMPGLNGYDVLAQLQQQEETKMIPFIFLTAQAETGQLRRGMISGADDYLVKPIRAAELLKAVEVRLKKYTRVKQYYAEQLDQLNAKDTLTGLPNPSSVEDAFQQIISQFPADLDSDAIPPTALLSISIDRFPLLNEYLGHGVVRQLIKRVAVRLQGVLEKYGLIASLNTSEFCALLKPLEHRYEVTGIARELLDVFSEPFAIEGHQDIFVSLSVGIALYFRDAFTLDELLNHAHTAMVRVQQQGGNQSAFYSVAMNVGRFNAVSLESDLRQAIENNELEVFYQPKVNLQTGKVVGAEALLRWFSPTRGLVSPNQFIPLAEETGLIIPIGEYVLDEASSQLRRWQMAGLKDFYMSINLSAKQFTQLNLHHRLSQIIINNQLQPQDLQLELTESTLVNNGDASIRRLKALRSLGIKIALDDFGTGYSSLSYLQQFTFDTLKIDRSFIHKIHENNVNATIISSIIDMAHKLGLKVIAEGVEEQAELEFLTQFECDEIQGFLFSRPIRAGEFLSSPFIDLDTLSQTV